The DNA segment TGAATTATTGGTATAACTTACATAAAATTTGGTATTTAAAAAACATAAACTGGGCATCAATGATGCATTTGGATatttcatgaaaaaaaataaatattaatgatCTGATTCTCGGAGTTCCTTAATCCCAACATAAACAAATCTGAtcaatacaaaaaaataaaaatgaaaatgaaacaaCCTTAAATCAAAATCTCCATCCACGATGCACAATCAagttaaaatacaaaataaataaaaaaaattatctcaAGATTGTGATTAAGTAACATATTCACATCCCAATCAAGTACTTAAAGAACAACTCATCAACGGCAATGAAATAAGTGTTCCATCTTTTTTGGACAATTTATTACATATTAAAGTAGAAAATTTCAAAATCATTAAATCACGTAACCAATTTACTATAGTGAAATGATACATAAATGAAAGCAAACTCGTCCAAGCGATAATAATGACAGAGGTAGAAATATCCAATTTCTTTTGACAGAAAATTCCAAccacaattaattaaaaaaatatccaGCCATGATGAGCATTTCCAAGGCCTTTTCTATAAACTTATCAAAACAAATTTAGTGAGTTGCAACAGAATAAATCTATAAAGTTCCAGTTTCCAatacaataacaaaataaaaagataaactAGAAATGATCACATGTTTTTGAACAAATAAATatcggttttttaaaaaatatttttagtatttaaaaacTAAGAATCTATGGTAATCCCGTCATTTTTATATTGCAtccatattttttaatatttattttcaacactaaaaaataaagaattttcaCCTCCAAAAAATGAAGAATTTCGATTTAATAGACATATTTTCTAATAAAATTGAAAGAGAACAagtaaaaatgatatatattgttTGGGAGTACTAATAAAAAAAGTATTTAAAttagttaaaaaaatattacgatAAAATTCAAAGTCAATGCAATGTAGGAGAACTGAAAATCACTTTGCGTATAAGACAAACACAATTGGCGAAGGTAAATATGTAAACATAGACATATGGGGAGACCAAACAAAAAAACAATGCGTGTCAAAGAGCTCAAATACATATTTATTGACACGGAGACTGAGAAGAACTTTATGCTTACTATTGGTAGAGATGACAATTTTTCACGCAGGTTCGGGTCCCCACGGGAAAAACCCAAAACGTAACGGGTTCGGGGGTGAATATTCGGGTATGAGTTCGGGTTcggagattttttaaaaatccctgcAACTTATTGGTAGGTATGGGGATGCTATCCCCATCCCCGAACCCGctccgataataataataacaataataataataataataataataataataataataataataataataataataatgatgatgatgatgatgatgatgatgatgatgatgatgatgatgatgatgatgatgaaagtgcataaaaattttatttatcaaattttattaaatctaaaattttataaaaattataattaaaaatatgatgatgatgaaagtgcataaaaattttatttatcaaattttattaaatctaaaattttataaaaattataattaaaaatattaatattatttcgtttatatattttttatgtattatatataatataaacatactattttttataacataaaattattatttgaatttcATTAATGTTACGTAGACATATAAACTATTAATATTAATCTATctatatattttgttatttattttgataaatttagaaaaatatatatattctcaatatatttttgatatatagtattttatttaaaataataatttttatcgGTAGCGATAtttgttatttaaaatatttttattaattttaaaatataatattataatcataatttttatccaaaatatttgatttattttatcataaaattgaataataattttttattttatataataaaatttactaatatcatatacatatatatttatattataataaaatttattaataacaTATATATTCTCGGGTATAGAGATGGGGACGAGGACTTAGTTTAGTGGGGATGGGGACGAGCAATCCcaataaaaaattatgaagATCGAGAAGGAGATGGAAACGGGGCCGCCCCGtcccattgtcatccctaattATTGTTCCCCGTCCCATTGTCATTGGTGACTATTGGGGATTTTACGACAATTTTCCCTCgtttaaatgtttttaaaatttataatatttatttaaaaaacggggcatttaaatatataggcttggtctttttttttttttttaagtcaaaggGACTCATTTAATGTACTGTCTTAGTTGGCCATATACTCGTGGGgcctgtttttttgtttttttgtgtgTATTCCCCTGCTGTGCAAACGCAACTCCTTTTCTACCGGGACCAACCTTTCTCCGACCAAAAATTTCTCAAAAACTTCCTTCTAACTGGACCACTCTGCTTTAAAGTCCCACACCTGTACCAAACAAACTCTTTCCCTTGTTTTATCCCTCGTATTTTCCAAGAGGAAACAAAAAGTAAGCAATATTAATAATGCTCCAAATCTGCCCCCTTTCTTTTATTTCTGTTATATTATATgacatttatattttatttttcagtgTATATGTTTTACAATGATGTCTTTAATGTTAACTTTCTAATAAATATTTGTATCAACTCTAGTAGTAACTATATTGTTGTTGGATCGGGGAAGAACGTTGAGTGGTTTACATTTGGTCGACCGACATATGGTATTGCTTGACTGTCTCTTTGTAACATCAACCGAGGAAGAATGCATTTTGTATAGTCATACCGACCGTTATCTCGACTGCTATTTCATGAATCTCTACCGAATTATTGTAATGATCGACCGACTTGTTGTAGTGTCGACTGGTGTAGAATGCAATGGTTTAGTCAACCTGACCGTTTGCATATAATTATTACGATTTATACCCTCCAATATCGACTGATTTTTGAATCATTTCGACTTCTCTTTCAAGCATATAGACTGCACTACAAAACTATAAGTAGTTTCCACTGTTGGCATAATATTATTTCGACCATTATTATGAAATCTTGGTTGATATGTAAAGCACGGCGACCTTTTGGACATGACAATGTCGTCTtcgtaattcaaatcaaatttgtTAAAACGCGGGcgtatatattttttctttttgaaagtTGCTTATGCTTAATCTAATTATTATTGTAGGTTATGACAATCAGTAATGTTGTCCTTCAATGTAATGGAAAGTGGATACGGGATGAGCACGATGTTTTCAAATGGTCTTCACATGAAGGTTGTAAATGAGATTTAATCACAGTGGACGATGAGACATGCAATTTTGAATCTTTTAAGAATGAGTTTGTTAACATTCTGGATTTGGCATGTGATATTAACAGAACCAAATTCAGCTATTTGCCGATTGTTCCTAATTGCCATACTCTTCCCTTTTATATTAAGGATGATAGAACTCTGCGTGCGTACCTTTACTTTGGTCCCCCAGACAAGAGACTTGTGCTGAATGTTGTGGTGGAAGAAGAGGAAGTGAACGTTGGATTGGAAAACGAAGTGCATGCATTTAAAAGTACTCAGCACCTCAGTAATGATAGCATGACATTTAATAACATCGCTAATTTTGAACAATCATTTGATGTTTTTGACAGATCGATGGATGAAAATGTTGGGGGGATCAATCGTATTGGGAGGAATTTATTGTTAGATGGAGATGATACATGTGGCAATTTTAAAGTCGCTGATTATGGACAATCATGAATGAAATGCGGGGTTTTGATGGTGAAGACGGGGATCGTGATCGATGGATGTAAATGTTTGGGGTTGAATCGTAATGACGAATACTTCGATGGAGATTTTTTCATTCCTAACGAGAATGATAAGGAAACAACTGAGAATGTCAACCGTAATGACGAATACTTTGGTGGAGATTTTGTCATTCCTAACGAGAATGATAAGGAAACAATTGAGAATGTCAACGTGTCTTTTCATAATAACGAATACTTTGATGGAGTTTTTGTCATTCCTAACGAAAATGATAAGGAAACAACTGAGAATTTCAACGTGTCTTGTCCATTCGAACAACTTGAAGATCTTTTAATTTTAGGAGAACCTTCATTACACCAGCATCAATTAAGACGGTCTGAGTCCGAGCGGGAAGGGTATCTAAATGGACTTTGGATCCGAAAGAGAATTCCGTTGGTAGATAGAGATGATTCATGTGGCAATGGTACCTACTCATTCCGTGATGGATCCAACATTTCTATTGGGCATGTATTTTCCAATAAGGCAGAATTTCAGATTGAATTGTCACGACTTGCAATAAAGTCATCTTTTGAGTTCAAAATAGTGAAATCTAACAAGTCTGTGTATGATGTTCGATGTGCTGCTGATAGTTGTACTTGGAGAATTCGAGGTGCAAAGAAAGATCCACACTCAACATGTTTTAACGTTCAAACATATTGCAACATTCACACCTGTGACTTGATGCGTATGAGTATAAAAAATCGACAGGCTACTTCTGGGTTAGTGTCAGCTGTGTTGCTAGAAAATTTTGGTGGTCAAAGGACTACACCTGtgccaaaataaataatcacaatgaTGCGTAATCAGGGAGTTCAAGTATCATACTTCAAGGCACGTGGAGGTAAAGAACTGGCACTTAACACGATGATGGGCGATTCTGTTGAGAATTTTAGGAAGTTGCcatcatttttgaaaatgattgagaaagtaaatgttgGTAGTTTCACGGATTTAGAAGTGGATGAAGAAAATAGATTTAAATACATGTTCTTGGCATATGGTGCATGTATCATGGGATACAAATTCATGAGAAAAGTTGTCTGCATTGATGGTACATTCTTGAAAGGAAAATATGACTGTGTGCTGCTTGTAGCAACCGAACAGGATGGAAATCACCACCAATTTCTCATTGCATGGGGTGTTGTCGACAAGGAAAGCTCTGAGTCATGGTCTTGGTTTCTAAGCAGATTGAAAATCATAGTAGAGGACGATGACGAATTGGTGATAATATCAGATAGACACCAGGGCATCATAAATGCAGTTGCATCTTTATACAATCGTGCATATCATGTGTTTTGTATGTGGCACATGTCACAAAACATCAAAGGCAAGAGCAACAAAAAAAGGGAGCTGCCGAGATATTTATTCGGGTGGCAAAATCATACAAGGAAAGTGATTTTTATTCCTTGTATACAGAATTGAGAGAGAGATTTCCAGAGGTTGCTAAATATTTGGAAGGTCGCACTTCTCCCGAAAGGTGGTCTAGAGCGAAACAAACCGGAAAACGTTACTCCATCATGACCACGAATGGAGTGGAATCAATAAATGGTACTGCAAAGAATCACATCAACCTGGAGAAGTAAATATCGTCAAGAAGCGGTTGCATCAACTACACATCTCACACCAGCAATCGAGTCGATCGTTCGTGAGAATTTCATCATTTCTAGAAAATATGAAGTCATTGAAGCAACTGAGGGGAAGTATTGCGTGTACGGTAGCACAAGCAACGAGTTAGTTGATTTACAGAGTAAAGCTTGCACATGCCATAAATTCGACATTGACAGGATTCCATGTTCACATGCCATTTCTGCTGCCTACAACGCAAATATTTCTGTTTATGATTTTTGTACAGATTATTACACCACACATTATTGGTTAGAAGCATATACAGACCATGTCTATCCAGTACCAGGTGAATGGACAGTGCAGGAGGAAATATTGGTGCTGCCGCCTCTAGTCATTCCCCGACGTGTACGGAAAAAGTAAAAAGAATACCTTCAGTCGGGGAGTATGCCAGAAGACgttgatttttgttttatcACTCCTTCAGCATGCAACGAGGGAGATCAACGATTTTATCATATTCGTATATCTTAGGAAACAATTCTTCAGTTAACGACCGATTAATGTATGGTGTCGACTGTTAATATTACCAACTCGACCGCTTTGAGTGTAGAGTTTTAATTCTCTTTTGAATCGATCGTTACTAACGAAGCCAAATTATTCCAGGAGTGTCGGTTggtatataaattataaaatggtacaaaaatttttttaaaagataaatGGTACAATTTTGTCAATAAAAAATATCGCTACCTAAAATTCCACAATAATGTACATGAAAATTATTACGGAAATCtgttttgttattttcaaaCGTTATGGTTTTtcgtatttattattattggcATTTTATTCGTATTTAACTTTTGTAGTTGGTGCGCAAAAAACGTGTCGACCGATTAATGTATGGTGTCGACCGTTAATATTACCAAATCGACCGCTTTGAGTGTAGAGttttaattttcttttgaaTCGATCGTTACTAACGAAGCCAAATTTTTCCAGGAGTGTCGGTTggtatataaattataaaatggtAACAGtttctcaataaaaaatatcgCTACCTGAAATTCCACAATAATGTACATGAAAATTATTACAGAAATCAGTTTTGTTGTTTTCAAACGTTAGGGTTTtttgtatttattattattggcATTTTATTCGTATTTAACTTTTTTAGTTGGTGCGCAAAAAATGTGTCGACCGATTAATGTATGGTGTCGACCGTTAATATTACCAACTCGACCGCTTTGAGTGTAGAGTTTTAATTCTTTTTTGAATCTATCGTTACTAACGAAGCCAAATTCTTCCAGGAGTGTCGGTTggtatataaattataaaatggtAACAGTTtgtcaataaaaaatattgctaGCTAAAATTCCACAATAACGtaaatgaaaattattacggaaatctgttttgttgttttcaaacgttacggtttagggtttaggtgtAAAAAAACTTATTGCCTAAATAAAAGATATTACCAAGGAGTAGAAACAATTCTTCTTAACTCGAATCCCAGTCCTTCATCTTCCCCACCTATCTCGGCCTCCAAACAATTTATGCGACGATCGAAAATAAAACATTGATGCCCAAGTCTTCGAAAGCCTTACATTAATTCATGAAATCATGAAATCATGCAGGGTGAGATAGGCGATTTGGAATAAAAACATAATGCTGCTGCCATCTTGAAGTAAACATGGTGGTAGCAGGCAGCGTTAGGAATCCTCTTGTATTATTAGGCAATACAGAGGATACGTAGGACTGCAATTAGGACTCCTCTCGTATTATTGTAGTTGGATGGAACTTTTAACCCATGTTGGGTATCATCGGCAAAAATCCATCCGGGGTGTGGAATGTCCAACATAATaagttgatcaacaacaatcatagtaataaaatattaattattgtaATTTTGTATTTGAGAGAGGAGAAGAGGAGAATAGTAGAAGATGAAGACGAAGAAGGAGATGAAgagatgaaattttttttaataatggtGAATATGAATATGAAAAGTTAAACGCCTTCTATCTTTATTTATAGAAGAAGAAGATTGGGTGAGTGATAATCCATACGGTTGAGCACTTTAGCTTTTGTTCCAAAAATTGTTCCTacacattataaataattaaatttgaatgaGTCTACATATGTTATCATATATTTCTCaactaataataatataataaatatattatattattttatacacaTGCGTTATGCtagtaataattaataattaaccACTTATAATAGTCGAATGAATTGAATTATTCTCACATATCGGGTCACGGGTGAGAATGAATCAAATTCCTTTTTCTTGGAATGTGTATCCGAAGAAGATGGATAGATTCCGATTCCCGTGAAATTAGTCTTGAGACTAGCATGCTCGAACAGTCAagtcttttgggatcccaatcCCATCTTTTTTTCTCTATAAATAGCCATTAAGTTGCGTCcgataattattattaattattagtcgaataaaattccaaaataaatgTATTTATTGCTAGTTGTTAGTGACCattattatgaaaaaaatacaaGAGGTGTCCTAAACTTTGCTGGATCTATATCCCTGAAAGCTCCCATTTGTCTATCTTTCTTCTCCCCAAATGTGAATCCAACATTTTACAACCAGAAAGTGATTGACTGTTCTCCTCAATATTTTTTGGAAGCACCCTTATCTCTGGGGGAGTGAGCGAGACGGTGATTTGGAAGATGATTTAGACTTTTGGAGTTCTTCAATTTATGTTTCATTTtccatatatattttgaattattattttcccTTGTCAAGTAATCTATGTTTTCGATTATTTGTATTTAGTAAATAGGAAATAGCATATCGATGTTTGACAATGCACTTATCCTTACAATTAAATTGTAAAtgtaattattataaaaataacatttttattCAGCTTCGAGATAATCAAGCATTCAATATAACATTCCAATCCAATAACCCAaagtaaacaaaatgaaaatcaaCCATGAACCAGCAAGAAAGGACTTCAACTTTTGGTTATCTTTTTCAGCTTTTTTCTTGTAATCTTCGAGCACGACCAGTTTTCATTTCAACTCGGGAATTATAGTCATCGCCCTACGACACATCGGCGGATCTTCCCATACAAATAAATTACATCCACCACTCGACCACGGTAAGGGAGGAAATGGGACCAAAACAAATTAGAACAACATAATGAACAATAAATTATAAGAAATGAAGATAATCGCGTAaaagtgaaaaaaattaaaacaggaCTTTTACCCTCAAATTTTTGCATCCATGGAACCTCAAACCAGGATTATCACTGGTCGAAGAAACCCTCAAATTTGCTCGTAGTCCACATTGACAGAATATCATTCCCCCTTGAGAAACTGAGGACATCGCGATCCTTGGAAGATAATGTATGATTTGGGAAAGTAggaaattttataaaatgagAAGAAAAATTTGAAGTGTTTAGAAATGGGGTCGAAtgacaaataaatatatagcccaaaaaaatgaaattttaaagCTTTACGGAAATGGGTCGACAGGAAAATATCATCGGTCGATCAAACATTATAATCGGTCGGACAGCGGTCGAAACGGTAGCGTGGACATCCTCAGTGTTCAATATGGGTCCAATCATGTTGTATCACAGTATACTGAATAGGTTCTGGTCGCCCAGGGTGAATCCAGTCTTAATCCCATGGTGAGAACGATAGTTTCTTCTCTACCAAATGTGACAATAATCTTAATCCTATATTATGATAGGGAGGTAATCATGTTTATTAATTCGAATAATCACAATCATAACCTTTGATATAATATGATACAATCTCCATAGTACAAATTTCATAGTAATGGAATTTATGGTTTAGGGTTTTcaatttagggtttagggtttagggttagcATTATTTGGGGTCACGGAGTTTTATTCTGTTGAAACCCAAAAATTGCAAGCGCGCATCCCCAAAAAGATACGCAAATGGATCTGGATACGATTCTTTATCGCTATTTTACTTTCACGGTATTCGAGGTTATATAGTAAAGTAAAGTACAATCATTCACAAGATAGATTCGGGTTTACCCCGGTGGTCACGTCGTCTTCTCGGAATATCATTCGATCACATCAAATATCAAGTTTTTAACAGTCGACAGCTAAATAATGATCAGTCGACTATTACATAGACGCCGACTGGTTAATAACATATACGTGATGAGATCAACCAAACTGGACACAAGAAATCACACTCAATGATATACCCAATGTAGCTCACGATCAAATAAACTAGATTCAACAGAAACCCAAAAACCTTGAATAAGACTAACACAATCAACAATCAAGAATCATTAAAATGAAGATGAACACCAAGCACACCAAATTTACGTGGTTTGGCTTAACAGCCTACATCCACGGGGAGGGATCAAACTCTTTATTAATGAAGAACAATCAATCACCAGTTAAAACTACAATTCCAAGATTAAAATGACTACAAAACAACAAAGGAGATTACAGAGACTTTTGGTTCCTCTTTTACTCTTCTGAATTTCTGAGTAGTTTTTCTATTCGAATATTGAAGTTTCTCAGTAGCCCTGTAAATCTCTTTCTGATCGATCCTAGCTCTTGTTCTGTTTTCTCGTGTCCAACAACTAACTTCTTCAGAGCCTTTACAACAGAAGTGGCTTAACCCTCAACATCTCTTTCCACAGATGGgctttcttgaattatcaaacaGGTTGAGCTTTTGACTTTATTAGATAATCCCTTGGCCACCGAGACTACCTATATCTTAAGCCCATAATCAGATAAAACAATATTGGCCCAAATGAATCATATTAGTTGAAACTAGATCCAAAAATTCTCCACCTTGTCACTAAGATGATTCCCTCCCATCCAAACTATGTCTAAGTCCTTTCCATCACCCCAACCAATTCAAGACAAAGTTTGAACTTTGATTGAGGTAATGGTTTTGTTAAAGCATCAGTTGGATTATCTTTTGTCTTGGTCTTTTGTAGCTCCAACTCCTCCTTTGCAATTATATCCCTTACAAAATGGAGCTTAACATCTATATGTTTAGACCTTTCATGGAATACTTGGTGTTTAGATAGATGTTGTAGttgcccatatccagaattaacgataatgagtaattatcgtgtgatcatgttagatttagtaaaacgtgattaaggagacatctaaatggattaacggagcccgaaaatagaccccaaaatgatcagaaatggtccggagggtcagacagatcggaagctccaaagttaggatcggatgctatgaaggtgatcggaagctccgatgaacgatcggaagctccgatcgaattacgtcatccatgacgtgtggttgatcggaagctccgaacaggatcggaagctccgatcacccctatccaaagtcaaccagtgagattttgacacgtggcagatgaggatgttcggaagctccgatcgatgcctataaatataaggtccgaggcattcatttcttacCAATtctgaattctctccttcgccctcgtggtcctattttagggctttgggtactcttattttagagttggagtaggatatttgttttagtatagtcagacagtgtctgacatagtagtggagcagtgctcgtgttgtagagccgtgttcgaggatgtggattcgcagcaggggagtaccctagttgcgggatagtcgccatcagtgggctgacgatggacgccggtatagctatggtcttcttaaattatttaggagtattcaatagcttagttaaggcttttagagcttattgaatgatgcatgggtatttgcattgtagacttgatgataggcttggaacctagagtgagactactagg comes from the Henckelia pumila isolate YLH828 chromosome 1, ASM3356847v2, whole genome shotgun sequence genome and includes:
- the LOC140874318 gene encoding protein FAR1-RELATED SEQUENCE 6-like, which produces MRNQGVQVSYFKARGGKELALNTMMGDSVENFRKLPSFLKMIEKVNVGSFTDLEVDEENRFKYMFLAYGACIMGYKFMRKVVCIDGTFLKGKYDCVLLVATEQDGNHHQFLIAWGVVDKESSESWSWFLSRLKIIVEDDDELVIISDRHQGIINAVASLYNRAYHVFCMWHMSQNIKELRERFPEVAKYLEGRTSPERWSRAKQTGKRYSIMTTNGVESINGTAKNHINLEKKYEVIEATEGKYCVYGSTSNELVDLQSKACTCHKFDIDRIPCSHAISAAYNANISVYDFCTDYYTTHYWLEAYTDHVYPVPGEWTVQEEILVLPPLVIPRRVRKK